From the Chloroflexota bacterium genome, one window contains:
- the hisI gene encoding phosphoribosyl-AMP cyclohydrolase: MPPLPSLKFDERGLIPAVVQDAHTHQVLMVAYMNEEALKRTLETGEAHFWSRSRQELWHKGATSGNIQKVVEIRVDCDADTLLLLVEPAGPACHTGNTSCFYRRFPALTFAPWPPTADQATK; encoded by the coding sequence ATGCCCCCACTACCCTCCCTCAAATTCGACGAACGCGGCCTGATTCCCGCCGTGGTGCAGGACGCCCATACCCACCAGGTGCTCATGGTGGCCTACATGAACGAAGAGGCCCTCAAGCGCACGCTGGAAACCGGCGAAGCGCATTTCTGGTCCCGCAGCCGGCAAGAACTATGGCACAAAGGGGCCACTTCCGGCAACATCCAAAAGGTGGTGGAAATCCGCGTCGACTGCGACGCGGACACCCTCTTGCTGCTGGTGGAACCCGCGGGCCCGGCCTGCCACACCGGTAACACCTCATGCTTCTACCGCCGTTTCCCCGCGCTCACATTCGCCCCCTGGCCGCCCACCGCCGACCAAGCAACCAAGTAA
- a CDS encoding aldehyde ferredoxin oxidoreductase, translating to MQPILQIDLTTGKAAPRTVPPEAARTYLGGSALAARLLYEALSADTDPLAPEAPLLILTGPLTGTLGPATGRFVVCGRSPATHLWAESNVGGFWGPELRAAGYDGLWITGRAPAWAFLWIHDGHVELREAPDLAGLDTYALQEAVRAAVGEPRARVLGIGPAGEAQIPFASLLTDHGRMAGRTGLGAVFGARRLKAIAVRGRGRIPLADPQAYAALRSRVNRALRSDNLTQTLHALGTAGAADYFDYLGEMPKKYFRAGAWEGAARVSGAAVAESLLVGTSACHGCVIACGRVVDLGDGVRRKGPEYEALVGFGPNLLIDDPAAITRLSEVCDRYGLDVISMSGTLGLAFYLFEQGVLTERETGGLRLRWGDPALVEELIHRTVRREGFGAWLAEGSLALARRLGVEEEAVQVRGLEMPYHDPRGASGMALVYATSPRGACHNQSDYFLADIGQVEERLGLAFYDRHAGAEKAANVARHQDWRTLQNALVMCFFANVPPDDVAALVSAAVGEDYTVEDLLTVGERAWHLKRLLNLRLGLKPEDDRLPAPLLEPLPDGGAAGYRIPFDEMLAAYYEARGWDPETGAPRPEVRSRLGLPGA from the coding sequence ATGCAGCCGATTTTGCAGATTGACCTCACTACCGGGAAGGCAGCCCCGCGCACGGTGCCGCCCGAGGCTGCCCGCACTTACCTGGGCGGCTCGGCGTTGGCGGCGCGCCTGCTCTATGAAGCCCTGAGCGCCGATACCGACCCGCTGGCCCCCGAAGCGCCGCTGCTCATCCTCACCGGCCCGCTGACCGGCACCCTCGGCCCGGCCACTGGCCGCTTCGTGGTCTGCGGCCGATCGCCCGCCACGCACCTCTGGGCGGAATCCAACGTCGGCGGCTTCTGGGGACCGGAACTGCGCGCCGCGGGCTATGACGGCCTGTGGATCACCGGCCGCGCGCCGGCCTGGGCTTTCCTGTGGATTCACGATGGCCATGTGGAACTGCGGGAAGCCCCCGACCTCGCCGGGCTGGATACCTACGCCCTGCAGGAAGCCGTGCGCGCCGCGGTGGGCGAGCCGCGCGCCCGGGTGCTGGGCATCGGCCCCGCGGGGGAGGCGCAAATCCCCTTCGCTTCCCTGCTCACCGACCACGGGCGGATGGCCGGGCGCACCGGCCTGGGGGCTGTTTTCGGGGCCAGGCGCCTGAAGGCCATCGCGGTGCGCGGGCGGGGGCGCATTCCCCTGGCCGACCCGCAGGCTTACGCGGCCCTGCGTTCCCGCGTCAACCGCGCCCTGCGGAGCGACAACCTCACCCAGACCCTGCACGCGCTGGGCACCGCGGGCGCGGCCGATTATTTTGACTACCTCGGCGAGATGCCGAAAAAGTATTTCCGCGCCGGTGCATGGGAAGGCGCGGCCCGGGTTTCCGGCGCGGCGGTGGCCGAATCGCTGCTGGTGGGCACCTCGGCCTGCCACGGCTGCGTGATTGCCTGCGGCCGGGTGGTGGACCTGGGCGACGGCGTGCGCCGCAAGGGGCCGGAATACGAGGCGCTGGTGGGCTTTGGCCCCAACTTGCTCATCGACGACCCCGCCGCCATTACCCGTCTGAGTGAAGTTTGCGACCGCTACGGGCTGGATGTTATCAGCATGAGCGGCACGCTGGGGCTGGCGTTCTACCTTTTCGAGCAGGGGGTGCTCACCGAGCGGGAAACTGGCGGCCTGCGGCTGCGCTGGGGTGACCCCGCGCTGGTGGAGGAACTCATCCATCGGACCGTGCGGCGGGAAGGCTTCGGCGCGTGGCTGGCCGAAGGCAGCCTGGCGCTGGCGCGGCGGCTGGGCGTGGAAGAGGAGGCCGTGCAGGTGCGCGGCCTGGAAATGCCCTACCACGACCCGCGGGGCGCGTCGGGCATGGCGTTGGTGTATGCCACCTCGCCGCGCGGGGCCTGCCATAACCAGTCCGACTACTTCCTCGCCGACATCGGCCAGGTGGAAGAGCGCCTCGGCCTGGCTTTCTACGACCGCCACGCGGGGGCGGAAAAAGCCGCCAACGTCGCCCGCCACCAGGACTGGCGCACGTTGCAAAACGCGCTTGTGATGTGCTTTTTTGCCAATGTGCCGCCCGACGACGTGGCCGCGCTGGTGAGCGCCGCGGTGGGGGAGGATTACACCGTGGAAGACCTGCTGACCGTGGGGGAACGCGCCTGGCACCTGAAGCGGCTGCTCAACCTGCGGCTGGGGCTGAAACCGGAAGACGACCGCCTGCCCGCACCCCTGTTGGAACCCCTGCCCGACGGCGGCGCGGCGGGCTACCGCATTCCCTTTGACGAGATGCTGGCCGCCTACTACGAAGCCCGCGGCTGGGACCCTGAAACCGGTGCGCCGCGCCCCGAGGTGCGCTCCCGGCTGGGCTTGCCGGGGGCGTAG
- a CDS encoding ABC transporter substrate-binding protein — translation MGRKSFTLSVLLTFGLALALAACAAQFPARSPTVTASPRPLASLAASPAPTAAATARPSPMPAPAPQALRVALLAHIHTLDPFAAYGDEAAFLANIYETLVRLNPPGVQPRFAPLLADRWEHNADGTVWTFHLRPGVRFHDGEPLTAEAVKASLETAATRGADAFLWAPLERIEVVDDATVRFFLKQPAPLLFILAAPYDAWIVSPKALAAVAKDADYFEKGHDGGTGPYRLSDYVPGKDVILRRFEKYWGGWQAGQLAMVHIQIVPNAATEVGLLMYGKVDLVGPLPFAEAQRLANQPDFRLQTVGTARNYLAFFNTLRPPLDDPRVRQALAYAVPYAEIIRRTGGLGVQSRGPVPQGMWPWSEEVAQYHEDLAKARALLEAAGVAPGGLKLTLTYAEEDPAQAEIAAALKEGWARLGVEVLIRPMRWRDQWAFARTDPESPETQDVFLMRYEPAYGDGIADNLWTLFHSSKQPFLNLSYWQNAEFDALLEKAWRESATDLAAAQADAVKAENLLVAASPALFLYDEQAAFVLPDGLQGFRYNLNDPRVPFFFYDLKMAP, via the coding sequence ATGGGCCGGAAAAGTTTCACCCTGAGCGTGCTGTTGACTTTTGGACTGGCTTTGGCCCTCGCGGCCTGCGCGGCCCAGTTCCCGGCGCGTTCCCCCACGGTGACGGCGTCGCCGCGCCCGCTGGCTTCCCTTGCCGCGTCGCCTGCGCCAACGGCTGCCGCGACCGCGCGGCCTTCCCCCATGCCTGCGCCTGCTCCCCAGGCCCTCCGCGTGGCGTTGCTTGCCCACATCCACACCCTGGATCCTTTCGCGGCTTACGGCGACGAAGCGGCTTTCCTCGCCAACATCTACGAAACCCTGGTGCGCCTCAACCCGCCGGGGGTGCAGCCGCGCTTTGCGCCCCTCCTGGCCGACCGCTGGGAGCACAACGCCGATGGCACGGTGTGGACGTTCCATTTGCGGCCGGGGGTGCGTTTTCACGACGGTGAGCCGCTGACCGCCGAGGCGGTGAAGGCTTCCCTGGAAACCGCCGCGACCCGCGGCGCGGATGCCTTCCTGTGGGCGCCATTGGAACGCATCGAGGTGGTGGACGACGCCACGGTGCGCTTTTTCCTCAAGCAGCCTGCACCGCTGTTGTTCATCCTGGCCGCGCCTTACGATGCCTGGATCGTCAGCCCGAAGGCGCTGGCTGCGGTGGCGAAAGACGCCGATTATTTTGAAAAGGGGCACGATGGGGGCACGGGGCCTTACCGATTGAGTGATTATGTGCCTGGCAAGGACGTGATTTTAAGGCGCTTTGAAAAATATTGGGGTGGCTGGCAGGCGGGGCAACTCGCTATGGTGCATATCCAGATCGTGCCCAATGCCGCCACCGAGGTGGGGTTGTTGATGTACGGAAAGGTGGATTTGGTTGGCCCTCTTCCCTTTGCCGAAGCACAGCGCCTTGCGAACCAGCCGGATTTTCGCTTGCAGACTGTGGGTACGGCGAGGAACTATCTCGCCTTTTTCAACACCCTGCGCCCCCCGCTGGACGACCCGCGGGTGCGCCAGGCGCTGGCTTATGCGGTGCCGTATGCAGAAATCATCCGCCGCACGGGGGGGCTGGGGGTGCAGAGCCGTGGTCCGGTGCCGCAGGGCATGTGGCCGTGGTCGGAAGAGGTGGCGCAGTACCACGAAGATTTGGCGAAGGCGCGGGCGCTGCTGGAAGCCGCGGGCGTCGCGCCGGGTGGCCTGAAACTGACCCTCACCTATGCTGAGGAAGACCCCGCCCAGGCCGAAATCGCCGCTGCCCTCAAGGAAGGCTGGGCGCGGCTGGGCGTGGAGGTGCTGATCCGCCCGATGCGCTGGCGTGACCAGTGGGCGTTTGCCCGCACCGACCCCGAAAGCCCTGAAACGCAGGATGTCTTCCTGATGCGTTACGAACCGGCCTACGGCGACGGCATTGCCGATAACCTCTGGACGCTCTTCCACAGCAGCAAGCAGCCCTTCCTCAACCTTTCATACTGGCAGAATGCCGAATTCGATGCCCTGCTGGAGAAGGCCTGGCGGGAAAGCGCCACCGACCTCGCGGCGGCCCAGGCCGACGCGGTGAAAGCCGAAAACCTGCTGGTGGCGGCTTCCCCCGCCCTTTTCCTCTATGACGAGCAGGCGGCTTTCGTGCTGCCCGACGGTTTGCAGGGGTTCCGTTACAATCTCAACGACCCCCGTGTACCGTTTTTCTTCTATGACCTGAAGATGGCCCCTTGA
- a CDS encoding ABC transporter ATP-binding protein, producing the protein MTTPALLVAHLSKTYPAKTPVEAVRDVSFQVAEGEIVALLGPNGAGKTTTVKCILNLVRPTGGEVQVYGHDHNDLTRLYRHVAAVLEGNRNIFWRLTPYQNLEVFAAYAGVPPRQARQGIERWLAFFHLEDFHTEVRHLSRGNQQKVAIASALVRQTPLVMLDEPTLGLDVEAKRELVPMIRRLAREEGKTILLTSHQMDVVEALADRVIIIQDGQVIAEGTPAELKRLFDAKTYRLEIRLAGGLPPAVQARWRLQEIEAADGYHVFSVVLPDPQRIYRLLDDLEAAGAELLSLQPDIPNLEEAYVRLVQSNGNGHTPSPASVSPPKH; encoded by the coding sequence ATGACAACGCCCGCCCTGCTGGTCGCTCACCTTTCCAAAACCTACCCTGCCAAAACGCCCGTTGAGGCCGTGCGCGATGTTTCCTTCCAGGTGGCCGAAGGTGAAATCGTGGCCCTGCTCGGCCCCAATGGCGCCGGCAAAACCACCACCGTGAAGTGCATCCTCAACCTGGTACGCCCCACCGGCGGCGAAGTGCAGGTGTATGGTCACGACCACAACGACCTCACCCGCCTCTACCGCCACGTCGCCGCGGTGCTGGAAGGCAACCGCAACATCTTCTGGCGGCTGACCCCCTACCAAAACCTGGAAGTCTTTGCCGCTTACGCCGGCGTGCCGCCCCGCCAGGCGCGGCAAGGCATCGAGCGTTGGCTGGCCTTCTTCCACCTTGAAGACTTCCATACCGAAGTGCGCCACCTTTCCCGCGGCAACCAGCAGAAAGTCGCCATTGCCAGCGCGCTGGTGCGCCAGACGCCCCTCGTCATGCTCGACGAACCCACCCTCGGGCTGGATGTCGAGGCCAAGCGCGAACTCGTGCCCATGATTCGCCGCCTGGCCCGCGAGGAAGGCAAGACCATCCTGCTGACTTCCCACCAGATGGACGTCGTCGAAGCCTTAGCCGATCGGGTCATCATCATTCAAGATGGCCAGGTGATTGCGGAAGGCACCCCTGCCGAATTGAAGCGGCTTTTCGACGCCAAAACTTACCGGCTGGAAATCCGGCTGGCAGGGGGACTTCCCCCGGCGGTGCAAGCGCGCTGGCGATTGCAAGAAATCGAAGCCGCCGACGGCTACCACGTTTTCAGCGTGGTGCTGCCCGACCCCCAACGCATCTATCGCTTGCTCGACGATTTGGAAGCCGCGGGGGCGGAACTGCTGTCCCTCCAGCCTGACATCCCCAACCTGGAAGAAGCCTACGTGCGACTGGTCCAGAGCAACGGGAACGGTCACACACCGTCGCCCGCCTCAGTTTCCCCTCCCAAGCACTGA
- the purH gene encoding bifunctional phosphoribosylaminoimidazolecarboxamide formyltransferase/IMP cyclohydrolase produces the protein MPTVLLSTYDKTGLVDFARQLHARGWQLLASGGTARALEAAGLPVTPVSAVTGEPEMLDGRVKTLHPAIHAGILARDTEEDRAAVASRGWPLIDMVVVNLYPFEQVVAQPETTLAEAVEMIDIGGVALLRAAAKNFARVTVLCDPADYAEALDPADPAAFRLRMAQKAFARTLAYDAAIQRYLAAQSEAPQAVHLALFPTYPLRYGENPHQSAAYYAAAPDATPLGAAVRYAGKPLSYNNLLDLDAAWRAVQAYDQPAAVVVKHLSPCGVAVGESIAAALPHAIASDPVSAFGSVIAANRPVDEAFVDALGKLFVEAIIAPGFTPEAEARLTQKRKRIRLLTRENGLPAQETEYRRVLGGFLAQEVDHGDPPDAEWRVVTQKQPTTAEMAALRFAWKAVQHVKSNAVLLARPTEGGFATVGIGGGQPNRVDCVRIAGERAGEKAAGSVLASDAFFPFPDGIEEAARLGVTAVVQPGGSIRDQQVIEAADRLGLAMVFTGVRHFRH, from the coding sequence ATGCCCACAGTCCTGCTTTCCACGTACGACAAAACCGGCCTGGTGGATTTCGCCCGCCAACTGCACGCCCGCGGCTGGCAACTGCTCGCCAGCGGCGGCACCGCCCGCGCGCTGGAAGCCGCCGGGCTGCCCGTCACGCCCGTCAGCGCCGTCACCGGCGAACCGGAAATGCTCGACGGGCGGGTGAAGACCCTGCATCCGGCCATCCATGCCGGGATTCTGGCGCGCGACACCGAGGAAGACCGCGCCGCGGTCGCCAGCCGCGGCTGGCCGCTGATCGACATGGTGGTGGTCAACCTCTACCCCTTCGAGCAGGTCGTCGCGCAACCGGAGACCACCTTAGCCGAGGCCGTGGAGATGATTGACATCGGCGGCGTGGCGCTGCTGCGTGCTGCGGCCAAAAACTTCGCCCGCGTGACCGTGCTCTGCGACCCCGCCGACTACGCCGAAGCCCTCGACCCCGCCGACCCCGCGGCCTTCCGCCTGCGCATGGCGCAAAAGGCCTTTGCCCGCACCTTAGCCTACGACGCGGCCATCCAGCGCTACCTCGCGGCGCAAAGCGAGGCCCCCCAGGCCGTGCACCTGGCCCTCTTCCCCACCTATCCGCTGCGCTACGGCGAGAACCCGCACCAAAGCGCGGCTTACTACGCCGCCGCGCCCGATGCCACGCCCCTGGGCGCGGCCGTGCGCTATGCCGGGAAGCCCCTTTCCTATAACAACCTGCTCGACCTGGACGCTGCCTGGCGGGCGGTGCAGGCTTACGATCAACCTGCGGCGGTGGTGGTCAAGCACCTCAGCCCGTGCGGCGTGGCCGTGGGCGAAAGCATCGCCGCGGCCCTGCCCCACGCCATCGCCAGCGACCCGGTTTCCGCCTTCGGCAGCGTGATTGCCGCCAACCGCCCGGTGGACGAAGCCTTCGTGGACGCCTTGGGCAAACTGTTCGTCGAGGCCATCATCGCCCCCGGTTTCACCCCCGAAGCCGAAGCGCGCCTCACCCAAAAGCGCAAGCGCATCCGCCTGCTGACGCGGGAAAACGGCCTGCCCGCGCAGGAAACCGAATACCGCCGCGTGCTGGGCGGCTTCCTCGCCCAAGAGGTGGACCACGGCGACCCGCCCGACGCCGAGTGGCGGGTGGTCACGCAAAAACAGCCCACCACAGCCGAAATGGCCGCCTTGCGCTTTGCGTGGAAGGCCGTGCAGCATGTCAAATCGAACGCGGTGCTGCTGGCCCGCCCCACTGAAGGCGGCTTCGCCACCGTGGGCATCGGCGGCGGCCAGCCCAACCGGGTGGACTGCGTGCGCATCGCGGGCGAGCGCGCCGGCGAAAAGGCCGCGGGCAGCGTGCTGGCTTCCGATGCCTTCTTCCCCTTCCCCGACGGCATCGAGGAAGCCGCCAGACTCGGCGTGACCGCCGTGGTGCAGCCCGGCGGTTCGATCCGCGACCAGCAGGTCATCGAAGCCGCCGACCGCCTCGGGCTGGCTATGGTCTTCACCGGCGTGCGGCATTTTCGGCACTAA
- the hisE gene encoding phosphoribosyl-ATP diphosphatase: MTLNELYAILQERQAHPRPESYTARLLEAGLPRIAQKVGEEAAEVIVAALAQDDQRLTEEIADLAYHVLVLMLARDLTPDDIAAELERRHR; encoded by the coding sequence ATGACCCTTAACGAACTTTACGCCATCCTCCAGGAACGCCAGGCGCACCCGCGCCCGGAATCGTACACCGCCCGCCTGTTAGAAGCCGGGCTTCCCCGCATCGCCCAGAAAGTCGGCGAAGAGGCCGCCGAGGTCATTGTGGCCGCGCTGGCGCAAGACGACCAGCGGTTGACCGAAGAAATCGCCGACCTGGCCTACCACGTGCTGGTGCTGATGCTGGCGCGCGACCTGACGCCCGACGACATCGCCGCTGAACTGGAACGCCGCCACCGATGA
- a CDS encoding MFS transporter has translation MSSTAATEYRVYGYRWVVLAVYMLAVLANQMLWITFAPITGEATRYFGVSDLSIGLLSMVFMIVYLFAAIPASWAIDTYGIRLAVGIGAVLTGVFGLLRGLAGANFGLVLAAQIGIALGQPFILNAVTTVAAHWFPQDERATAAGLGSLAIYLGILAGMLATPFLALHLGLHAMLLADGVFALLVAAAFVAFARERPPTPPCPPGQEERSLVLDGLKQMLRQRDFQLLLAIFFIGLGVFNAVSTWIEDILRPRGFSATQAGITGGLMILGGIAGAIVLPLLSDRYRRRKPFLVLAVLGALVGMVGLTYAGTYGLLLTAAFVLGFFLLSAGPIGFQYGAEITYPAPEGTSNGLLLLMGQIAGIAFIFGMDALKSPTTGSMTLSLVLLMGLVGLAFFLALLLPEAPFVEAADAADFAD, from the coding sequence ATGTCATCAACGGCCGCGACGGAATACAGGGTTTACGGCTACCGCTGGGTGGTGCTGGCGGTGTATATGCTCGCCGTGCTCGCCAATCAGATGCTCTGGATCACCTTCGCCCCCATCACCGGCGAGGCGACCCGCTACTTTGGCGTTTCGGATTTGAGCATTGGGCTGCTTTCCATGGTCTTCATGATCGTCTATCTCTTCGCCGCCATTCCGGCCTCATGGGCCATCGACACCTACGGCATTCGGCTGGCGGTGGGCATTGGGGCGGTGCTGACCGGCGTGTTTGGCCTGCTGCGCGGGCTGGCCGGGGCCAACTTCGGCCTGGTGCTGGCGGCGCAAATCGGCATTGCCCTGGGGCAGCCGTTCATCCTCAACGCGGTGACCACCGTCGCGGCGCACTGGTTCCCCCAGGATGAGCGCGCCACCGCCGCCGGGCTGGGTTCTCTGGCCATCTACCTCGGCATCCTCGCGGGCATGCTGGCGACGCCTTTCCTCGCCTTGCACCTCGGCCTGCACGCCATGCTGCTGGCCGACGGCGTCTTCGCTTTGCTTGTGGCGGCGGCATTTGTGGCCTTCGCGCGGGAACGCCCGCCCACGCCGCCCTGCCCGCCCGGCCAGGAGGAACGCTCGCTGGTGCTGGACGGCCTGAAGCAGATGCTCCGCCAGCGCGATTTCCAGTTGCTGCTCGCCATTTTCTTCATCGGCCTGGGGGTGTTCAACGCGGTTTCCACCTGGATTGAAGACATTTTGCGCCCGCGCGGCTTCTCGGCCACCCAGGCGGGCATCACCGGCGGGCTGATGATTCTCGGCGGCATTGCGGGCGCCATCGTGCTGCCGTTGCTTTCCGACCGCTACCGCCGCCGCAAGCCCTTCCTCGTGCTGGCAGTGCTCGGCGCGCTGGTGGGCATGGTCGGCCTGACCTACGCGGGCACCTACGGCCTGCTGCTGACCGCTGCCTTTGTGCTGGGCTTTTTCCTGCTCAGCGCGGGGCCGATTGGCTTCCAGTACGGCGCGGAAATCACTTACCCCGCGCCGGAGGGCACTTCCAACGGCCTGCTGCTGCTCATGGGGCAGATTGCGGGCATCGCCTTCATTTTCGGGATGGATGCCCTGAAATCGCCGACCACCGGCTCGATGACGCTTTCGCTGGTGTTGCTGATGGGGCTGGTGGGGCTGGCGTTTTTCCTTGCCCTCCTTTTGCCGGAAGCCCCCTTCGTGGAGGCCGCCGATGCAGCCGATTTTGCAGATTGA
- a CDS encoding DUF2089 domain-containing protein, translating to MIRCLGFHKEEAMPKIPATCPLCGGKLIVTGLHCQSCGTTFQGHFDAPRSGSAFDRLTPEQLHFLEVFIRNEGKFSRMEKEMGLSYPTLRNRLRAIIRTMGYQPESDAKPASRLSPAAKQRILDDLEAGRISAEDAVRLLKGEEA from the coding sequence ATGATACGATGTTTAGGATTTCACAAGGAGGAGGCTATGCCAAAAATTCCAGCCACCTGCCCGCTCTGCGGTGGGAAACTCATCGTCACCGGTTTGCACTGCCAATCGTGCGGCACCACCTTTCAGGGGCACTTCGACGCCCCCCGCAGCGGAAGCGCTTTCGACCGGCTGACGCCGGAGCAATTGCACTTCCTGGAAGTGTTCATCCGCAACGAAGGCAAATTCTCGCGCATGGAAAAGGAAATGGGGCTTTCCTACCCCACGCTGCGCAACCGGCTGCGCGCCATCATCCGCACGATGGGCTACCAGCCAGAAAGCGACGCCAAACCCGCCTCGCGCCTTTCGCCAGCGGCCAAGCAACGCATTCTCGACGACCTGGAAGCAGGCCGCATCAGCGCCGAAGATGCCGTCCGCCTGCTCAAAGGAGAAGAAGCGTAA
- a CDS encoding sortase, with the protein MEQFHLRWRSPKSFSLGFLLALFLLAVLATPARAWDIWLVTDHNRILVIRDVETSPHQEYIITHDDVPDAHTRFGYFGFGDIGFSLTGKLYGISTTLEQKSHLYTIDLNTGHITQLQPQLPFEWGNALEFGLRTDIGYIGGGLESYQPYRYLAGFYAFYDENPTTTTLWHDMRADYPQGGYTGGYTEANGYLYAIWGQGNWNSHQTYLLQITTDAAGNFVSYTNLGDAESHGAPEGIWGLNSDGAHLYGLSGQTLYRITIENGVATYHKVLDFSLLPGEHVNGSSSQIADLSLNLTTSTSSPTPGNPFRLTVNIHNAGPYDANSTTAQVTLPVGLTLVNSSTATGTFAATSGVWDVGTLPANQSATLTLTVQPEGSGSLTVQAQITHTGPVDPDSIASVGFAEDDWHDGQPDDDESTLTLHVASPPPTPTPPPPPQGGILLPVTGLPPGHLTTLKPPDHAYATLTLTLEIPALALRAPIVGVPQGPQGWDVRWLGNTVGWLEGTAFPTWAGNTVLTGHVWNAANTPGIFVNLKRLRFGDRILIHAGELTYTYEVRENRLLRPDDTSLALAHKDYNWLTLLTCEDYSPTSGTYRYRRMVRAVLTTVK; encoded by the coding sequence ATGGAACAATTCCACTTACGCTGGCGCTCCCCCAAATCGTTCTCTCTGGGCTTTCTCCTTGCCCTTTTCCTGCTGGCTGTGCTGGCCACCCCAGCCCGAGCGTGGGATATCTGGTTGGTCACCGACCACAACCGCATCCTCGTCATTCGCGACGTCGAAACCTCTCCTCACCAGGAATACATCATCACCCACGACGACGTCCCCGACGCTCACACCCGCTTTGGCTACTTTGGCTTTGGCGATATCGGTTTTTCCCTCACCGGCAAACTCTACGGCATCTCGACCACCCTGGAACAAAAATCGCACCTTTACACCATCGACCTGAACACGGGGCACATCACCCAACTGCAGCCGCAACTGCCTTTCGAATGGGGCAACGCGCTGGAATTCGGCCTCCGGACGGACATCGGCTACATCGGCGGCGGGCTGGAAAGTTACCAGCCTTACCGCTATCTTGCCGGCTTCTACGCCTTCTACGACGAGAACCCGACCACCACCACCCTGTGGCACGACATGCGCGCCGACTACCCGCAAGGCGGCTACACCGGCGGCTACACCGAGGCCAACGGCTACCTCTACGCCATTTGGGGACAAGGCAACTGGAACTCGCATCAAACCTACCTGCTGCAAATCACCACCGACGCCGCGGGGAACTTTGTTTCTTACACCAACCTGGGTGACGCCGAAAGCCACGGCGCGCCCGAAGGCATCTGGGGGCTGAACAGCGATGGAGCGCACCTGTATGGCCTTTCCGGGCAAACCCTCTACCGCATCACCATCGAGAACGGCGTGGCTACCTACCACAAAGTGCTCGATTTCAGCCTGTTGCCCGGCGAACACGTCAACGGCTCTTCTTCGCAGATCGCCGACCTCTCCCTCAACCTTACAACCAGCACTTCCTCCCCCACCCCTGGCAACCCGTTTCGCCTCACGGTGAACATCCATAATGCCGGGCCTTACGACGCCAACAGCACCACAGCCCAGGTCACGCTGCCCGTCGGCCTGACGCTAGTCAACAGCAGCACCGCAACCGGCACCTTTGCGGCTACCTCAGGGGTTTGGGACGTGGGCACCCTGCCCGCCAACCAAAGCGCCACCCTTACGCTGACCGTCCAGCCAGAAGGCAGCGGCAGCCTGACCGTGCAGGCGCAAATCACCCATACCGGCCCCGTCGACCCTGACAGCATCGCCTCGGTGGGCTTCGCCGAAGACGACTGGCACGACGGCCAGCCAGACGACGATGAAAGCACCCTTACCCTGCACGTTGCCTCACCACCGCCCACCCCCACGCCTCCCCCACCTCCACAAGGCGGCATCCTGCTGCCCGTCACTGGCCTCCCGCCGGGGCACCTCACAACACTGAAGCCGCCAGACCACGCCTACGCCACCCTGACCCTCACGCTGGAAATCCCCGCCCTGGCCCTGCGTGCGCCCATCGTCGGCGTTCCCCAAGGCCCGCAGGGATGGGATGTGCGCTGGCTGGGTAACACGGTAGGCTGGTTGGAAGGCACGGCTTTCCCCACCTGGGCTGGCAACACCGTGCTTACCGGCCACGTCTGGAACGCCGCCAACACCCCCGGCATCTTCGTGAACCTCAAACGCCTGCGCTTCGGCGACCGCATCCTCATCCATGCCGGGGAATTGACTTACACTTACGAAGTGCGGGAAAACCGCCTGCTACGCCCCGACGACACTTCCCTCGCCCTGGCACACAAAGACTACAACTGGCTCACCCTGCTAACCTGTGAAGACTACTCGCCTACAAGCGGCACCTACCGCTACCGCCGCATGGTACGCGCGGTGTTGACCACCGTCAAATAA